From a single Clostridium isatidis genomic region:
- the flhA gene encoding flagellar biosynthesis protein FlhA, whose product MRLKFDIKKNTDVLVAFGVLGIVLMIIIPLPTIILDILLAFNITISAGILIMTMFTTNVLQFSIFPTLLLITTLLRLGLNISSTRLILSKGNAGDIIAAFGNFVIGGNYVVGIIIFIIIVIINMMVITNGAGRVAEVSARFTLDAMPGKQMSIDADLNAGIIDDATARKRREDLQAEADFYGAMDGANKFVKGDAIAGIIITLINIIGGIIIGVMSGKGIQEAASLYTQLTVGDGLVSQLPALLISTASGILVTRAGSSENFGKTFTKQLTAFPIAMAIVSAVMISLALIPSMPKLPFVLAGMSFGYLSYILIKEERAQEEMAMAQVEEDSAELERKEPENVMNLISVEPMEVEIGYGLIPLADEATGGDLLQRIASVRRQCAIEMGIIVQPIRIRDNLQLKTNEYVIKIRGTIVASSELMPNMLLCMDPTGDNTRIEGIRTIEPTFNLPAVWINIDKREEAEIQGLTVVDPTTVMVTHLTETIKAHSYELLGRQEVQLIVDNTRERYSAVVDELIPDLMTIGELQKVLQNLLKEKVPIKDMVTIMESLADNSRLTKDIELLTEYVRFALARVICNQIIDENRTVTVATLSPQIEEIIAANTQKSMQGSFPAVDPDTTTKIFQSIRDVIDRINFYNNQPVILVSPNIRPVFRKLIEMVYPHIMVVSLNEIPNDVQIRTEGVVSL is encoded by the coding sequence ATGAGGTTGAAATTTGATATAAAAAAGAATACAGATGTTTTAGTTGCATTTGGTGTATTAGGTATTGTACTTATGATAATAATACCTCTACCTACAATTATTTTAGATATTTTATTAGCATTTAATATAACAATATCTGCTGGTATATTAATAATGACTATGTTTACAACTAATGTACTACAATTTTCTATATTTCCTACATTATTACTTATTACTACATTATTAAGATTAGGTTTAAATATTTCATCTACTAGACTTATATTAAGCAAAGGGAATGCAGGCGATATAATTGCTGCTTTCGGGAACTTTGTAATAGGTGGAAATTATGTTGTTGGTATTATAATATTCATAATTATTGTAATCATAAATATGATGGTAATAACTAATGGTGCTGGTAGAGTAGCTGAAGTTTCTGCAAGATTTACACTAGATGCTATGCCTGGTAAACAAATGAGCATAGATGCTGATTTAAATGCTGGCATAATTGATGATGCTACTGCAAGAAAAAGAAGGGAAGACCTTCAAGCAGAAGCAGATTTTTATGGAGCTATGGATGGTGCTAATAAATTTGTTAAAGGTGATGCAATAGCAGGGATTATAATTACATTAATAAATATTATTGGTGGAATAATTATAGGTGTAATGAGTGGTAAGGGAATTCAAGAAGCAGCATCTCTTTATACACAACTTACTGTAGGGGATGGATTGGTTAGTCAACTTCCTGCTTTACTAATATCTACTGCATCAGGTATTTTAGTAACAAGAGCTGGAAGTTCTGAAAATTTTGGTAAGACCTTTACTAAGCAGCTTACAGCTTTTCCAATTGCTATGGCTATAGTTTCTGCAGTAATGATTTCCTTAGCATTAATACCATCAATGCCTAAGCTTCCATTCGTTTTAGCTGGTATGTCTTTTGGATACTTATCATATATTTTAATTAAAGAGGAAAGAGCACAGGAAGAAATGGCAATGGCTCAAGTAGAGGAAGATAGCGCAGAACTTGAAAGAAAAGAGCCTGAAAATGTTATGAATTTAATTTCAGTTGAGCCAATGGAAGTTGAAATTGGTTACGGTTTAATCCCATTAGCAGATGAAGCTACTGGAGGAGATCTTCTTCAAAGGATAGCTTCTGTTAGAAGACAATGTGCAATAGAAATGGGAATAATTGTACAACCTATAAGAATTAGAGATAATCTTCAATTAAAAACTAATGAATATGTAATAAAAATAAGGGGAACTATTGTGGCTTCATCCGAATTAATGCCAAATATGCTTTTATGTATGGATCCTACTGGAGATAATACTAGAATAGAAGGTATAAGGACAATTGAACCAACCTTTAATTTACCAGCCGTTTGGATAAATATTGATAAAAGAGAAGAGGCAGAGATACAAGGTTTAACAGTAGTTGATCCAACAACTGTTATGGTTACTCACTTAACTGAAACAATCAAAGCCCATTCTTACGAATTATTAGGTAGACAAGAAGTTCAATTAATAGTTGATAATACAAGAGAAAGATATAGCGCTGTTGTTGATGAGCTTATACCAGATCTTATGACTATAGGAGAACTACAAAAGGTATTACAAAATTTATTAAAAGAAAAAGTGCCAATAAAAGATATGGTTACAATTATGGAATCCTTAGCAGATAACTCAAGATTAACTAAAGATATTGAACTATTAACTGAGTATGTTAGATTTGCTTTAGCAAGAGTTATTTGTAATCAAATAATAGATGAAAATAGAACAGTAACAGTAGCAACTTTATCTCCGCAAATTGAAGAAATTATTGCAGCAAATACTCAAAAATCAATGCAAGGTTCATTCCCGGCTGTAGACCCAGATACAACTACTAAAATTTTTCAATCTATTAGAGATGTGATAGATCGAATTAATTTCTACAACAATCAGCCAGTAATATTAG
- a CDS encoding fused FliR family export protein/FlhB family type III secretion system protein, whose translation MIDTAYFLALILVFLRIAAFLGISNVFFPTGTPNKLKVFVSLILSFSLLGGIDYTSVNEVTSNYYLIIYVISEILTGLIFGLIVDISFKIIIMAGSLIDLHIGLSMVNIIDPNSKVNTTLSGNLLHSIALMIFFIVDGHHLLIKSLLESFNLLPLGRSIIFGETMLAMIQIIVEYFIIGLKIAIPIVLIIILTDLCMGLISRAVPQINVMILGMPVKMLIGIIAIGLSLPVIIKIIISNISYIPEIIRKIITAVPFVFLIASDEKTEEATPKRKSDARKKGQVARSKDVGLAITFVASIFVIILLSNSTVEAFKKNIIYFLSQAASIQLTDGTLQGLSVFVLSKMATTLMPIILPIMIAGVAASLMQTGFLVVKDAIKPSLNKLNPISGFKNMFSKRSAIELVKNLVSISIIIFMAYSYVKDNFYKILNIGNLYLPTMGVEVKSLLLGIFYRIAIFVVVVAAIDYIVQVFMHRKEMRMSKEEVKEEYKQMEGDPQIKSKIKQKQREMSRRRMINSVGDATVVITNPTHLAVAIKYEEGKMEAPQVVAKGADLLALKIKEKARESDVPIIENKPLARMIYEQVEIDKFIPQEMYQAVAEILAMVYKLDKKKRAKG comes from the coding sequence GTATTTTTAAGGATAGCAGCTTTTTTGGGAATCTCAAATGTTTTTTTTCCCACAGGAACTCCAAATAAACTAAAAGTTTTTGTTTCATTAATCCTTTCTTTTTCATTGCTTGGAGGAATTGATTATACTAGTGTGAATGAAGTAACAAGCAATTATTATTTAATTATTTATGTCATATCAGAAATATTAACTGGATTGATATTTGGATTAATTGTTGATATTTCTTTTAAAATCATTATTATGGCAGGAAGTTTAATAGATTTACATATTGGATTGAGTATGGTTAACATAATTGATCCAAATAGTAAAGTTAATACAACCTTAAGTGGTAATTTGCTCCATTCTATTGCACTGATGATTTTTTTTATAGTTGATGGTCATCATTTGTTAATAAAGTCTTTATTAGAAAGTTTCAATCTACTACCTTTAGGTAGGAGCATAATATTTGGTGAAACAATGTTAGCTATGATTCAAATAATAGTGGAGTATTTTATAATAGGATTGAAAATAGCAATACCAATAGTATTGATTATAATATTAACAGATTTATGTATGGGGTTAATTTCAAGGGCAGTTCCCCAAATAAATGTAATGATTTTGGGTATGCCTGTCAAGATGCTTATAGGAATAATTGCAATAGGCTTATCTTTACCAGTAATTATAAAAATAATAATTAGTAATATAAGTTATATACCGGAAATAATTAGAAAGATTATTACTGCTGTTCCATTTGTTTTTTTAATAGCCTCTGATGAAAAAACAGAAGAGGCAACGCCTAAAAGAAAAAGTGATGCAAGAAAAAAAGGTCAGGTAGCTAGAAGTAAAGATGTGGGGTTAGCCATTACATTTGTAGCTTCAATATTTGTAATAATACTGCTAAGTAACAGCACTGTTGAAGCTTTCAAAAAGAATATTATCTACTTTCTTTCACAAGCAGCTTCAATACAGCTGACAGATGGAACGCTTCAAGGATTAAGTGTATTTGTTTTAAGTAAAATGGCAACAACCTTGATGCCAATTATTCTTCCGATTATGATAGCCGGAGTTGCTGCAAGTTTAATGCAGACAGGTTTTTTAGTAGTAAAGGATGCTATTAAACCTTCTTTAAATAAATTAAATCCTATAAGCGGATTTAAAAATATGTTTTCTAAAAGATCAGCAATAGAGTTAGTTAAAAATCTTGTTTCTATTTCCATAATTATTTTTATGGCCTATTCTTATGTAAAAGATAATTTTTATAAAATACTTAATATTGGTAATTTATATCTTCCTACAATGGGAGTAGAAGTTAAATCATTATTATTGGGTATTTTTTATAGAATTGCGATTTTTGTAGTAGTTGTAGCAGCTATAGATTATATAGTACAAGTATTTATGCATAGAAAAGAAATGAGGATGTCAAAGGAAGAAGTAAAAGAAGAATATAAACAAATGGAAGGAGATCCTCAAATAAAATCAAAGATTAAACAAAAGCAAAGGGAAATGTCTAGAAGGAGAATGATAAATTCTGTAGGGGATGCTACTGTTGTTATAACCAACCCAACACATTTGGCAGTGGCAATAAAATATGAAGAAGGTAAAATGGAAGCACCACAGGTTGTTGCAAAGGGAGCAGATTTACTTGCATTAAAAATAAAAGAAAAAGCAAGAGAAAGTGATGTACCAATTATTGAAAATAAGCCTTTGGCAAGGATGATATATGAACAGGTAGAAATTGATAAATTTATACCTCAAGAAATGTATCAAGCAGTTGCCGAAATACTGGCTATGGTATATAAATTAGATAAGAAAAAAAGAGCTAAAGGATAA